A genomic window from Leptospira bandrabouensis includes:
- a CDS encoding FecR domain-containing protein, whose translation MRKSILHSTLVLIITFCSFSLFAESGETLEPITITVQKGETLSLISERHLSDPKRWPELLKHNKIPNPNLIKPGLSLVVPVFLRKAVVGVTEFVMGQVEWNGTGGKGPWVPLKLGQELHPNDQIKTAGKGKTDVHINNVGMVRILHDSHFEVKGEEKKGGPVTVALFKGSLDAKVNKSNPPTTEHKFNIVSPSSTAGVRGTEFRVELDDKLSSTISCFEGVVDVAAQGKTVELKQGMATFVEKGKSPVQPYKIPEAPRLKEE comes from the coding sequence ATGAGAAAGTCCATTCTACATTCAACCTTAGTACTTATCATAACATTCTGTTCGTTTTCCCTCTTTGCAGAAAGTGGGGAGACCTTAGAGCCTATCACGATTACAGTCCAAAAGGGTGAAACACTCTCTTTGATCTCAGAAAGACATCTTTCTGATCCTAAACGCTGGCCTGAACTTTTAAAACACAATAAAATTCCCAATCCAAACTTAATCAAACCTGGTCTTTCTCTAGTGGTTCCGGTGTTTCTACGTAAGGCTGTTGTTGGTGTCACTGAATTTGTAATGGGACAAGTGGAATGGAATGGAACTGGTGGAAAAGGACCTTGGGTTCCATTGAAACTGGGACAAGAACTCCATCCCAATGACCAAATCAAAACTGCAGGCAAAGGAAAAACTGATGTCCATATTAATAATGTGGGTATGGTTAGGATTTTGCACGATAGCCACTTTGAAGTGAAGGGTGAAGAAAAAAAAGGTGGCCCGGTCACCGTAGCACTTTTTAAAGGAAGTTTGGATGCAAAAGTCAATAAATCCAATCCACCTACCACCGAACATAAGTTCAATATAGTTAGCCCCTCTTCCACTGCGGGTGTTAGGGGAACCGAGTTTCGTGTAGAGTTAGATGATAAACTAAGTTCCACCATTTCCTGTTTTGAGGGAGTGGTTGATGTTGCGGCACAAGGAAAAACTGTCGAGTTGAAACAAGGGATGGCGACATTTGTGGAAAAAGGAAAGTCTCCTGTACAACCTTATAAAATTCCAGAAGCACCTCGCCTAAAAGAAGAATAG
- a CDS encoding LBF_2017 N-terminal domain-containing protein — MNRNLILILGIVFLTFGSLVSKPTRELRIVIDAEADANFELELWQEKPNESGDSIAPKPPETIQFRGNRITVTPKDDFEYFRVRRLGEYGAKGFWTQVYSTNVDPGSPLSVPKEFVAKKTFVPKEQPKKVVSVVSTDSFIIVKEKEESVRYLIKNQLTLNPSDDASGVAEVRYKLRNGHWNSAKTLTSIPVNEEGSYQLLYFSLDQAGNKEPMQVLDFIKDITPPETKLEWVGPSSVGKGRAQYISQETKIKLSAKDRLSGTKDILVAYTCQSGTQTEFKPYTAEISVTDLKSVCKGSFQLFYYAVDQVGNEEAVKTLNFQLGSESK; from the coding sequence ATGAATCGAAATTTAATACTCATCCTTGGAATCGTTTTTCTAACATTTGGATCTCTTGTTTCCAAACCAACGAGAGAACTTCGTATTGTCATTGATGCAGAGGCAGATGCAAATTTTGAACTAGAACTTTGGCAAGAAAAACCAAATGAATCAGGGGATTCTATTGCTCCAAAACCTCCTGAAACCATCCAGTTTAGAGGAAACAGAATCACCGTCACACCTAAAGATGACTTTGAATACTTTCGTGTTCGGAGGTTAGGCGAATATGGTGCCAAAGGATTTTGGACTCAAGTTTATTCTACAAATGTTGATCCAGGATCTCCGCTTTCAGTTCCGAAAGAATTCGTAGCCAAAAAGACTTTTGTCCCCAAAGAGCAACCGAAAAAAGTTGTGTCAGTGGTTAGCACAGATAGTTTTATCATCGTAAAAGAAAAGGAAGAGTCTGTCAGGTATTTGATCAAGAACCAGTTAACACTGAATCCTTCAGATGATGCTTCAGGTGTTGCGGAAGTGCGATACAAGCTCAGAAATGGACATTGGAATTCTGCAAAAACCCTCACATCGATTCCTGTGAATGAAGAAGGTAGTTACCAATTATTATATTTTTCTCTAGACCAAGCGGGCAATAAAGAACCAATGCAAGTATTGGATTTTATTAAAGATATTACCCCACCGGAAACTAAATTGGAATGGGTAGGCCCAAGTTCTGTAGGTAAAGGTAGAGCACAATATATTTCACAAGAAACCAAAATCAAGTTAAGTGCAAAAGACCGCTTGAGTGGAACAAAAGATATACTCGTTGCTTACACTTGTCAGTCGGGTACACAAACAGAGTTTAAACCTTACACTGCAGAAATATCAGTAACCGATTTAAAGTCAGTTTGTAAGGGTTCTTTTCAACTTTTTTATTATGCTGTCGACCAAGTGGGAAATGAAGAAGCAGTCAAAACTTTAAATTTTCAATTGGGGAGTGAATCGAAATAA
- a CDS encoding MFS transporter, protein MKKNLSLAIFKHRDFRFFIVARFFMVLAINIQATIVGWQVYELTGSVLDLGLVGLFEAVPSIVVSLYAGHLADLRDRRNIIVICLFFLLLCSLTLYAFTGPLGFLLVQYKAYPIFLVILVSGIARGFISPAIFSFVTQLVPREHYPHSAAWMGTSFQAGAVIGPALGGIVYGSFGMQAAYALDSFCIGLPFLLFFWITKRSLPERKEKEALKDSLLKGLRFVLKNEIMLGAMALDMFAVLFGGAVALLPVYAKDILFVGSEGLGYLRAAPSLGALLMAYYLTYKPPLEKSGRVLLLCVFGFGICMLIFGLSESFVLSLFALFLSGVFDSVSVVVRSTIMQTMTPEEMRGRVSAINKVFIGSSNEIGAFESGLSAKILGPVGSVVFGATMTLLIVFFTFRFSPKLKELELKNWV, encoded by the coding sequence ATGAAGAAAAACCTTTCTTTGGCCATTTTCAAACACCGCGATTTTCGTTTTTTTATCGTTGCCAGGTTTTTTATGGTCCTTGCGATCAATATACAAGCCACGATCGTTGGCTGGCAAGTATATGAACTTACGGGAAGTGTTTTAGACTTAGGACTCGTTGGTCTTTTTGAGGCCGTTCCCTCCATTGTAGTTTCTCTGTATGCAGGACATTTAGCGGATCTTAGAGATCGACGCAATATCATTGTTATCTGTTTATTCTTTTTACTTCTCTGTTCATTAACTTTATATGCTTTTACAGGCCCACTTGGGTTTTTACTTGTGCAATACAAAGCCTATCCAATTTTTTTAGTAATTTTAGTTTCTGGAATTGCCAGAGGTTTTATTTCACCAGCTATCTTTAGTTTTGTGACCCAACTGGTTCCGAGAGAACATTACCCTCATTCGGCAGCTTGGATGGGAACTTCTTTCCAAGCAGGAGCAGTCATTGGCCCGGCACTCGGTGGGATTGTTTATGGTAGTTTTGGAATGCAAGCGGCTTATGCACTGGATTCATTTTGTATCGGACTCCCCTTTTTACTTTTTTTCTGGATAACAAAACGTAGTCTTCCCGAACGAAAAGAAAAAGAAGCTCTAAAAGATAGCCTGCTCAAAGGTCTTCGTTTTGTTTTAAAAAATGAAATCATGTTAGGTGCGATGGCACTAGATATGTTTGCGGTTCTTTTCGGTGGAGCGGTGGCTCTTCTACCAGTATATGCAAAAGACATTCTTTTTGTTGGCTCAGAAGGACTCGGATATTTGCGAGCAGCCCCATCACTTGGTGCACTTCTTATGGCATACTATCTCACATACAAACCTCCTCTAGAAAAATCGGGAAGGGTTTTGTTACTTTGTGTTTTTGGATTTGGGATTTGTATGTTGATATTTGGACTTTCTGAATCCTTTGTATTATCTCTATTTGCTTTATTTTTATCAGGAGTATTTGATAGTGTTTCCGTTGTGGTTCGTTCCACCATTATGCAAACTATGACTCCAGAAGAAATGAGAGGAAGAGTAAGCGCTATCAATAAGGTATTTATTGGTTCCTCCAATGAAATTGGAGCCTTTGAATCAGGACTTTCCGCAAAAATCCTAGGGCCAGTGGGTTCCGTTGTTTTTGGCGCTACCATGACCCTACTCATAGTATTTTTTACCTTTCGGTTCTCTCCTAAGTTAAAAGAGTTAGAACTGAAAAATTGGGTCTAA
- a CDS encoding phospholipase D-like domain-containing protein, which produces MKKHKRIRFLLFALLFLFCHKPKQKIDLSWLLLPTSPISDLYFSYPGRHVAEDKKRIVKEALISEIRKAKVSIHAYLYSIDDYEILSELYLKKRMGLDIQLYGDKEEEYSELQSFGLEIKRWSGSGIHHTKIWIFDGARLFTGTGNFTTHGLYTDHNVFWAQNISKEEVEFIHSTLLGTNPRGFFRIGSLFYWVSPEAGLEIQQELIDAVVSAKHSIKYLIYSHYDPVLSLKLIEASKRGVRVEGIYNAPIKSSNPEGVFLSQNLEPPSQIYEDGNVDFIYKNDRYLGGLLHHKTMIVDDRIVYTGSYNYSVSARDKNKEIFVKMDHPSIAEEFLGEWKRVLWEAQPISKSLGSSNDADGENENSLRMYSLRQYQNSLFQTNILFNSEGIFDTNSNALSNAYKQSLGLVGVTRPKWGNRFESTFIGEDPIWEESEGENLHLYFQNYFLGTKVSLSSGEKILSFSIWDGSHSKENFVLDSNSTLIGKTDFWKGKNLWIWIQTENRKISFCQVKGKTSPPEWMVFLKNRLETLGKIVPICTSG; this is translated from the coding sequence ATGAAGAAACACAAACGGATTCGATTTTTGTTATTCGCATTGTTGTTTCTTTTTTGTCATAAACCAAAACAAAAAATAGATCTTTCCTGGTTACTTCTTCCGACTTCTCCTATTTCAGATTTATACTTTTCCTACCCTGGTCGGCATGTAGCGGAAGATAAAAAACGAATTGTAAAAGAGGCTCTGATCTCTGAGATTCGGAAAGCTAAAGTGTCAATCCATGCCTATTTGTATTCGATCGATGATTATGAAATTCTTTCGGAACTATATTTAAAAAAAAGGATGGGTTTGGACATTCAACTGTATGGTGATAAAGAGGAAGAATATTCAGAACTCCAGTCTTTCGGACTTGAAATCAAAAGATGGTCTGGATCAGGGATACATCATACAAAGATTTGGATTTTTGACGGAGCTCGTTTATTTACTGGAACTGGAAATTTTACCACTCACGGTTTGTATACGGATCATAATGTTTTTTGGGCGCAGAATATTTCGAAAGAAGAAGTTGAATTCATTCATTCCACACTTCTTGGAACCAATCCAAGAGGTTTTTTTCGGATTGGTTCCTTATTTTACTGGGTTTCCCCGGAAGCGGGTTTGGAAATCCAACAAGAGTTAATCGATGCCGTGGTATCGGCAAAACATTCGATTAAATATTTGATCTATTCTCATTATGATCCTGTCCTCAGTTTAAAGTTAATAGAAGCAAGTAAACGGGGAGTGCGAGTGGAAGGAATTTATAATGCACCTATCAAGAGCTCCAATCCGGAAGGTGTTTTTCTTAGCCAAAACTTAGAACCTCCTTCACAAATTTATGAAGATGGGAATGTTGATTTTATTTATAAAAATGATCGTTATTTAGGGGGACTATTACACCACAAAACAATGATCGTTGACGACCGGATCGTTTATACTGGTTCTTATAACTATTCAGTTTCAGCAAGAGATAAAAATAAAGAGATCTTTGTTAAAATGGACCATCCTTCCATAGCAGAAGAATTCCTCGGGGAATGGAAAAGGGTTTTATGGGAAGCACAACCAATTTCTAAATCTTTGGGAAGTTCTAATGACGCGGATGGAGAGAATGAAAATAGTTTGCGTATGTACTCTCTTCGGCAGTATCAAAATTCTCTATTTCAAACTAACATTCTTTTTAATAGCGAAGGTATTTTTGATACGAATTCGAATGCTTTGTCAAATGCGTATAAACAATCTTTGGGACTTGTCGGTGTGACACGACCAAAATGGGGAAATCGTTTTGAATCTACTTTTATTGGCGAAGATCCCATCTGGGAAGAGAGTGAAGGGGAAAACCTCCACCTCTATTTCCAAAATTATTTTTTGGGAACTAAGGTGAGTCTTTCTAGTGGAGAAAAGATTCTTTCATTTTCAATTTGGGACGGATCTCATTCCAAAGAGAATTTTGTTTTAGATTCAAATTCGACATTAATCGGGAAAACTGACTTTTGGAAGGGAAAAAATTTATGGATATGGATTCAGACAGAAAACCGAAAGATTTCGTTTTGTCAGGTAAAAGGGAAAACAAGTCCTCCCGAATGGATGGTCTTTTTAAAAAATCGACTAGAAACTTTAGGGAAAATTGTGCCGATTTGTACCAGTGGTTAG
- a CDS encoding LA_2168 family protein, with translation MISLLVGSSPRFGVGVEVGILGYELFLKETVSNKKNQTPGWDFQTSQVGLDFQNVSYLNRISGKSMFVGLKDKNKREQVVWDLDIQLTTGKETGLRPFYLGKNNYIGYETSKFLFGVGRREHKFRPMSFQTSFDGGDGVFLEFQPQSNLTLQFFLWDQYSGSLLFQKDRFHSLLAHSPKEKSDHWEELESKEEKQSHHRRHSFGFVYGNDLNLRLGIQYIELGSWGRHVKDSPRETKSSGADGDSIINGNVGFGWDLYFVDVQFDFLWAKGNDRSNSKITNSPGSIPISGEAIQWGAELQFGGFLFRSSHFLSDREERNSKNQIIREGYVSLGSHPGQTPYISQIFRIFPSAAVTDTGYDKNFALIDGKCFGYLTELVLQFTYQKFVGKFVGNYFLPYKVGGSSDGRISFQKRDFEVFSIAEGLLELSLKEDSSFELGIGFSQVILPESIGIKSNFGYVFGRLEL, from the coding sequence ATGATTTCTTTGTTAGTGGGAAGTTCTCCCAGGTTCGGAGTAGGAGTTGAGGTTGGAATTTTAGGTTATGAATTATTTTTAAAAGAAACTGTAAGTAACAAAAAAAATCAGACTCCTGGTTGGGATTTTCAAACATCCCAAGTTGGTTTAGATTTTCAAAATGTTTCTTATTTAAACAGGATATCCGGCAAATCAATGTTTGTCGGCCTTAAGGATAAAAACAAAAGAGAACAAGTTGTTTGGGATTTAGACATCCAATTGACTACGGGAAAGGAAACGGGACTCAGGCCATTCTATTTAGGTAAAAACAATTATATTGGGTATGAAACCTCCAAATTTCTCTTCGGAGTAGGTCGTCGGGAACATAAGTTTCGGCCCATGAGTTTTCAAACAAGTTTTGATGGCGGTGATGGAGTTTTTTTAGAATTCCAACCTCAATCAAATTTGACCTTACAGTTTTTTCTCTGGGACCAATATTCAGGTTCTTTGTTATTTCAGAAAGATAGGTTCCATTCTCTACTTGCCCATTCCCCAAAGGAAAAGTCCGATCATTGGGAAGAGTTAGAATCAAAGGAAGAAAAACAAAGCCATCATCGGAGGCATTCCTTTGGATTTGTGTATGGAAATGATTTAAATTTACGATTGGGAATTCAGTATATAGAATTAGGAAGTTGGGGACGACATGTAAAAGATAGTCCAAGAGAAACGAAAAGTTCTGGTGCAGATGGTGATTCAATCATCAATGGAAATGTGGGTTTCGGCTGGGATCTTTATTTTGTGGATGTTCAATTTGATTTTTTATGGGCCAAGGGTAATGACAGATCCAATTCCAAAATCACAAATTCCCCAGGATCGATTCCGATTTCAGGAGAAGCCATCCAATGGGGGGCCGAACTTCAGTTTGGTGGATTTTTATTCAGAAGTTCTCACTTTTTATCGGACAGAGAAGAAAGAAATTCTAAAAACCAAATCATCCGCGAAGGTTATGTATCCTTGGGATCCCATCCTGGACAAACCCCTTACATATCCCAAATATTCAGGATTTTTCCTTCTGCTGCGGTTACGGATACTGGGTATGATAAAAACTTTGCCTTAATTGATGGTAAGTGTTTTGGATATTTGACCGAACTCGTTTTGCAATTCACCTATCAAAAGTTTGTTGGTAAGTTTGTAGGTAATTATTTTTTACCTTACAAGGTTGGCGGTTCTTCCGACGGAAGGATTAGTTTTCAAAAAAGAGATTTTGAAGTGTTTTCTATTGCGGAAGGGTTATTGGAACTATCTTTAAAGGAAGATTCATCTTTTGAACTGGGAATCGGATTCTCTCAGGTTATTTTACCTGAATCCATTGGCATTAAATCAAATTTTGGGTATGTGTTTGGAAGATTGGAACTATGA
- a CDS encoding LIC11755 family lipoprotein translates to MQKLGFVFLFVFLGSCHNKEKSPFLLYGDGYSESPKFEFQYGMAEEEGNLIENTSYTQFDSGVICLFSLPISLYLRELGAKFRICWKTDEEGANKWKQGFSLLTGDKNEYPSWNWKGKGGDAVLTEYGKWKKESDKEGYLLEWETQIWSSGLTTYQTFALPHPLFLQRTKDVCEVVFFKPSIDGTRNQLPVLSFDFPCPDLNEISDQIQTQNDKWFRECVPGEPKVSELFRHSESSFQRFLEWENPNEFVICPSSDSLDLEKEGVHKTFFSDLFSKRTKLILPHATTVFSDETGYFSIPIPKEFLADLGTETSVRWGNSEYQDSEFIFRQGNEFFSNQTNPTSCRNQYKFWNSKDLFCGNPGLPNRLEKKLKEGSPPACLANQIQITEFYPGNHYDSQLPLPAFFEFQNMGATCDGSSLQWIFENTVYPLSADEWILEKGAVFLITRKLWSGWNLLEKEKPFSIPKVVFQIPSFLWENRKEKEQVSFISNISLYHLLRFQSQNRFSIQLNALGAQFPHVRSEASLNFLPYGFQISPGSVNNTLVDNLYTDLLEYNPNQSPFLDFGFTGFEEGVVSFQRENGNTYQFWKPKGIQFQTLATLPSTCNGEDFYQLPDGFFSENFHSLRYLSKEKGESVTFSWDPLSIKEWTIGGTRSLHPEPSPILFSRSTISSNHCLSDFRSPGSSKLRSLEIRKGEGEFHYFTNGSLGNPTEVKLGNGNGTIPLLLQPTGVNTYSVNSQGPFPFSPEEQLYSYFTDPSLIQPNSFLERKGPVQIEAIFPNPKDSQNEWIYLCNRSANSEDLSFYLVEDETSTDDLVSYQSRFPNLIPSTIGGKTFVLNTTVLHPGHCAWIVDPDGKDWFFPIFQKDSDLLLTVKTTQTIGNGIASGESIQIRKKIGQSSKLISSFGHKESFSPFRISVATGEFLWLKTGSESMSTSDFEIYREEF, encoded by the coding sequence ATGCAAAAACTGGGTTTTGTCTTTTTATTCGTTTTTCTCGGTTCCTGTCACAATAAAGAAAAATCTCCCTTTTTACTGTATGGTGATGGATACAGTGAATCACCAAAATTTGAATTTCAATATGGAATGGCTGAAGAGGAGGGAAACTTAATTGAAAATACAAGTTATACTCAGTTTGATTCAGGTGTAATTTGTCTTTTTTCCCTTCCTATTTCATTATATTTACGAGAGTTAGGTGCAAAATTCAGGATTTGTTGGAAAACAGATGAAGAGGGTGCAAACAAGTGGAAACAAGGGTTTTCACTCCTGACGGGAGATAAAAACGAATATCCTTCTTGGAATTGGAAAGGAAAAGGGGGAGATGCTGTACTCACAGAATATGGAAAATGGAAAAAGGAATCTGACAAAGAAGGATATCTTTTAGAATGGGAAACCCAAATTTGGTCCAGTGGTCTTACCACCTATCAGACGTTTGCCCTACCTCATCCATTATTTTTACAAAGAACAAAAGACGTTTGTGAGGTTGTATTTTTTAAACCAAGTATCGATGGAACTCGAAACCAACTACCCGTTCTTTCCTTTGATTTTCCTTGTCCTGATTTAAATGAAATTTCAGACCAAATCCAAACACAAAATGACAAGTGGTTCCGAGAGTGTGTTCCAGGAGAACCGAAAGTATCAGAACTTTTTCGACACTCTGAGTCTTCCTTCCAAAGATTTTTAGAATGGGAAAACCCGAATGAGTTTGTGATCTGTCCTAGTTCCGATTCTTTGGACCTGGAAAAAGAGGGTGTTCATAAAACTTTTTTTTCCGATCTTTTTTCCAAACGAACCAAATTAATCTTACCTCATGCGACTACAGTTTTCTCTGATGAAACTGGCTATTTTAGCATACCCATTCCCAAAGAATTCCTTGCTGATTTAGGAACAGAGACGTCTGTTCGTTGGGGAAATTCAGAATACCAAGATTCCGAATTTATCTTCCGCCAGGGAAATGAATTTTTTTCCAACCAAACAAATCCCACCTCTTGTCGTAACCAATATAAGTTTTGGAATTCTAAAGATCTTTTTTGTGGGAATCCGGGACTCCCCAACCGATTGGAGAAAAAACTCAAAGAAGGTAGTCCGCCTGCTTGCCTGGCAAACCAAATCCAAATCACTGAATTTTACCCAGGCAATCATTATGACTCCCAACTTCCATTACCTGCTTTTTTTGAATTTCAAAATATGGGAGCTACTTGTGATGGATCTTCCCTCCAATGGATTTTCGAAAATACCGTTTATCCCTTGTCAGCGGATGAGTGGATTTTAGAGAAAGGTGCTGTCTTTCTTATCACAAGAAAACTTTGGTCTGGATGGAATCTATTAGAAAAAGAAAAACCATTTTCTATCCCCAAAGTGGTTTTTCAAATTCCCAGTTTCCTTTGGGAAAATCGAAAAGAGAAAGAACAAGTATCTTTTATTTCTAATATATCGCTTTATCATTTGCTTAGGTTTCAATCTCAAAACCGATTCTCCATTCAACTCAATGCACTTGGTGCGCAGTTTCCTCATGTTAGGTCAGAAGCCTCACTGAATTTTTTACCTTATGGATTTCAAATCAGTCCTGGATCGGTAAACAATACTTTGGTGGATAATTTATATACAGATTTACTTGAATATAACCCAAACCAATCTCCTTTTTTAGATTTTGGATTTACTGGTTTTGAGGAAGGAGTGGTTTCTTTCCAAAGAGAAAATGGTAATACTTATCAATTTTGGAAACCCAAGGGAATTCAGTTCCAAACTCTGGCAACTCTTCCTTCCACATGTAATGGTGAGGATTTTTACCAACTGCCCGATGGATTTTTTTCTGAGAATTTCCATTCCCTTCGTTATCTAAGCAAGGAGAAAGGTGAATCGGTTACCTTTTCTTGGGATCCCCTGTCTATCAAGGAATGGACAATCGGTGGGACACGTTCCTTACATCCAGAGCCAAGTCCCATTCTTTTTTCCAGATCGACTATTTCATCGAACCATTGTTTATCTGACTTTCGAAGTCCTGGAAGTTCGAAACTTCGCAGTTTGGAAATTAGAAAAGGGGAGGGTGAGTTTCATTATTTTACCAATGGTTCCCTTGGTAATCCAACAGAGGTTAAATTAGGAAATGGAAATGGCACAATTCCTCTTTTATTACAGCCAACAGGTGTAAATACATATTCTGTAAATTCACAAGGTCCTTTCCCATTTTCACCAGAAGAACAACTTTATTCTTATTTTACCGATCCTTCCTTGATCCAACCCAATAGTTTTTTAGAACGTAAGGGGCCAGTTCAAATCGAAGCCATTTTTCCTAATCCTAAAGATTCACAAAACGAGTGGATCTATCTATGTAATCGTTCTGCAAATTCCGAAGATTTAAGTTTTTATCTAGTCGAAGACGAAACGAGCACAGATGATCTCGTATCGTATCAATCTCGGTTTCCGAACCTTATTCCCTCTACAATCGGAGGAAAAACTTTTGTATTAAACACAACCGTTTTGCATCCGGGGCATTGTGCTTGGATTGTAGATCCGGACGGTAAGGATTGGTTTTTCCCCATTTTCCAAAAGGATTCTGACTTACTTCTTACAGTTAAAACCACACAAACCATAGGCAATGGAATAGCTTCAGGTGAATCCATCCAAATTAGAAAAAAAATAGGACAAAGTTCTAAGTTAATTTCTTCTTTCGGTCATAAAGAAAGTTTTTCTCCCTTTCGCATCTCTGTGGCTACCGGTGAGTTTCTTTGGCTGAAAACAGGATCTGAAAGTATGTCTACTTCTGATTTTGAAATTTACCGTGAGGAATTTTGA
- the uvrC gene encoding excinuclease ABC subunit UvrC — MKDSLVLKTIQEKIKNLGSLPGCYLWKNMSGEVIYVGKALKLQSRVRSYLNPNQKDRKTRALYVELFDLDWIATSTEKEALLLEATLIKKYNPKFNVRLKDDKKYPFLCVSTSEDYPMVFLTRKVKDNGDRYFGPFTDVKAARDSLELIHRIFPIRKTKLKLPLAKPQRPCLNFHMGRCLGPCQGNVPKETYSELVDEILSFLEGKKERLVSGLKTAMVQASEKMEYERAGFLKTRIEKIIQIREKQTVVSMDGGDEDILGISKRDDEGQMIILEVRGGRLEGKKTFPLKGLSFSDDDEVFASFLRDYYLNATLLPNTVFLPPSAKGNYDVFLEAITEKFGTSIKLKFPEMGPKKSLLRLAEKNADLSLTERILATKLRDQTVAMKELQEKLNLPVLPRTIECYDISHFQGSSPVASGVMFVDGKPYKAGYRHYKMRGYEGINDPGMIHEVIARRLSHLVNEEEPLPDLIVIDGGLTQLSRAAEAANALDLGHIPMVGLAKKREEIYFPGEKHPYSFDIHSPMMRLLRNLRDEAHRFGVTFQRVQRKKKALKTILDDLPEIGASRRKSILSYFQSKKKVTDATIEELKEVPGIGPVLAEKIHSGIRSLKKIEP; from the coding sequence ATGAAAGACTCGCTAGTTCTAAAAACGATCCAGGAAAAGATTAAAAACTTAGGAAGTCTTCCCGGATGTTATCTTTGGAAAAATATGAGTGGGGAAGTGATTTATGTAGGAAAGGCATTAAAACTCCAGTCGCGAGTCAGGTCTTATCTAAATCCCAACCAAAAAGACCGAAAAACGCGAGCCCTTTATGTGGAACTATTCGATTTGGATTGGATTGCCACCAGTACAGAAAAGGAAGCCTTACTCCTTGAAGCTACCCTCATTAAAAAATACAATCCCAAGTTTAACGTTAGGTTAAAGGATGATAAAAAATATCCCTTCCTTTGTGTTTCCACAAGTGAAGATTATCCTATGGTATTTTTGACAAGAAAGGTCAAAGACAATGGGGACAGGTATTTTGGTCCATTTACAGATGTAAAAGCTGCTCGGGATAGTTTAGAATTGATCCATAGAATCTTTCCAATTCGCAAAACAAAATTAAAACTCCCGCTGGCAAAACCACAACGTCCATGTCTTAACTTTCATATGGGACGTTGTCTTGGTCCCTGCCAAGGAAATGTTCCCAAGGAAACCTATTCTGAGTTAGTTGATGAGATTCTTAGTTTTTTAGAGGGAAAAAAGGAACGATTGGTTTCTGGATTAAAAACAGCGATGGTCCAAGCATCCGAAAAAATGGAATACGAACGTGCTGGATTTCTAAAAACTCGCATTGAAAAAATTATCCAAATTCGAGAAAAACAAACTGTTGTTAGTATGGATGGTGGAGACGAAGATATTCTTGGAATTAGTAAAAGGGATGATGAAGGTCAAATGATCATCCTTGAAGTGCGAGGGGGAAGGTTGGAAGGCAAAAAAACTTTTCCTCTCAAAGGGCTTTCCTTTTCCGATGACGATGAAGTGTTTGCTTCTTTTTTACGTGATTATTATTTAAACGCCACTCTACTCCCCAATACCGTTTTTTTACCACCTTCTGCGAAAGGAAACTATGATGTGTTTTTGGAAGCCATCACTGAAAAATTTGGAACTTCCATCAAACTTAAATTTCCAGAAATGGGACCTAAAAAATCACTCCTTCGTTTGGCAGAAAAAAATGCCGATCTTAGTTTGACCGAAAGAATTCTTGCAACGAAACTTCGTGACCAAACGGTAGCGATGAAAGAACTGCAAGAAAAACTAAATTTGCCAGTTTTACCAAGAACAATCGAATGTTACGATATTTCTCATTTCCAAGGTTCTTCCCCTGTGGCAAGTGGGGTGATGTTTGTGGATGGAAAACCGTATAAGGCAGGTTATAGGCATTATAAAATGCGTGGATATGAAGGGATCAATGATCCTGGGATGATCCATGAAGTCATTGCAAGAAGGCTTAGTCACTTGGTGAATGAAGAGGAACCTCTTCCCGATCTCATTGTCATCGACGGAGGTTTAACTCAATTGTCTCGTGCTGCCGAAGCAGCGAATGCCTTGGACCTTGGTCACATACCTATGGTAGGCCTTGCTAAAAAAAGAGAGGAAATTTATTTTCCAGGGGAAAAACATCCATATAGTTTTGATATTCATTCTCCTATGATGCGCCTTCTTCGTAATTTACGAGATGAGGCCCACCGTTTTGGAGTTACCTTCCAACGTGTTCAAAGAAAGAAAAAAGCCTTAAAAACGATTTTAGATGATTTACCTGAGATTGGTGCTAGCAGAAGAAAAAGTATTTTATCCTATTTCCAATCCAAAAAAAAGGTAACCGATGCAACGATAGAAGAATTAAAAGAGGTTCCAGGCATAGGTCCTGTCCTTGCGGAAAAAATTCATTCAGGCATACGAAGTTTAAAAAAAATAGAACCATAA